In a genomic window of Paracoccaceae bacterium:
- a CDS encoding efflux RND transporter periplasmic adaptor subunit, translating into MVKTQQSAVFVQKVGLFIGLVLIAVTFGFAVLAQQATPAAPKVLIAAAYSEEITLETTFVGRGEASAKTDLVAQVTGTVTEITVEDGTSVAAGDLIYRIDPDSYAASVAAQQASVSRAEANLTLAHIERDRKQQLLDRGAIAESELDIAVANAEVAEADMGAAKAALQSAELDLERTEIRAPFDGRIGKSNISLGTVVGPTTGALSTLVRQSPMYVTFSLSEPQLLRVLERLDAGMTELIENDNTPNVFVSLPSGTMLEEPGKIVFLDNRIDPSTGTISVRAEFENTRQMILDGSFVSVVIEALEPTLSVLIPQNAVQRDQRGDFVLVVTDQQLVEQRYVVLGAQIETAVIVTDGLRAGESVIVEGLQKVRPGVEVDAVLAGTAEGN; encoded by the coding sequence ATGGTCAAAACACAGCAGTCAGCAGTCTTCGTTCAGAAGGTGGGTCTTTTTATCGGGCTCGTTCTTATCGCCGTCACCTTTGGTTTTGCCGTGCTCGCCCAGCAAGCCACGCCCGCCGCGCCCAAGGTTCTGATCGCCGCCGCCTATAGCGAGGAAATCACGCTGGAAACCACCTTTGTGGGACGCGGTGAAGCTTCGGCCAAAACGGATCTGGTGGCTCAGGTGACCGGGACCGTGACGGAAATTACTGTGGAGGATGGCACAAGCGTCGCCGCAGGTGACCTGATTTACCGAATTGATCCGGACAGTTACGCCGCGTCCGTTGCCGCGCAGCAAGCGTCAGTCAGTCGTGCCGAAGCCAACCTGACACTGGCCCATATCGAGCGGGACCGTAAACAGCAACTGTTGGACCGCGGCGCCATTGCGGAATCCGAACTCGACATCGCGGTGGCCAATGCCGAGGTCGCGGAGGCGGATATGGGGGCTGCCAAAGCGGCCCTGCAAAGCGCGGAACTGGATCTGGAACGCACCGAAATCCGCGCGCCTTTTGACGGGCGCATCGGTAAATCCAACATCAGCCTCGGCACGGTGGTCGGGCCCACCACGGGCGCGCTTTCAACGCTGGTGCGCCAGTCGCCGATGTATGTGACGTTTTCGCTGTCTGAACCGCAGTTGCTGCGCGTTCTGGAACGGCTTGATGCGGGGATGACCGAGCTGATCGAAAACGACAACACGCCCAATGTGTTTGTCAGCCTGCCCAGCGGCACGATGTTGGAAGAGCCCGGCAAAATCGTGTTTCTGGACAACCGCATTGATCCCTCAACCGGGACAATTTCGGTACGGGCCGAATTTGAAAACACCCGCCAGATGATCCTGGATGGCAGCTTTGTGTCCGTGGTGATCGAAGCGCTGGAACCGACCTTGAGTGTGCTTATCCCGCAAAACGCGGTGCAACGGGATCAGCGCGGCGATTTCGTTCTGGTGGTCACGGATCAGCAGTTGGTGGAGCAGCGTTACGTTGTACTGGGCGCGCAGATTGAAACGGCGGTGATTGTCACGGACGGGCTGCGCGCGGGGGAAAGTGTGATCGTGGAAGGGCTTCAGAAGGTGCGCCCCGGCGTCGAGGTTGATGCCGTTCTGGCCGGCACGGCTGAGGGGAATTAA